In Streptococcus dysgalactiae subsp. dysgalactiae, the following are encoded in one genomic region:
- a CDS encoding NADP-dependent glyceraldehyde-3-phosphate dehydrogenase encodes MTTQYKNLVNGDWKLSESDIKIYAPATGEELGSVPAMTQAEVDAVYASAKMALPAWRALSYVERAAYLHKTADILVRDAEKIGAVLSKEVAKGHKAAVSEVIRTAEIINYAAEEGLRMEGEVLEGGSFEAASKKKIAIVRREPVGLVLAISPFNYPVNLAGSKIAPALIAGNVVALKPPTQGSISGLLLAEAFAEAGIPAGVFNTITGRGSVIGDYIVEHEAVNFINFTGSTPIGEGIGKLAGMRPIMLELGGKDSAIVLEDADLALAAKNIVAGAFGYSGQRCTAVKRVLVMDKVANQLAAEIKTLVEKLSVGMPEDDADITPLIDTKAADFVEGLIKDAADKGATALTTFNREGNLISPVLFDHVTTDMRLAWEEPFGPVLPIIRVTSVEEAIEISNASEYGLQASIFTNNFPKAFGIAEQLEVGTIHLNNKTQRGTDNFPFLGAKKSGAGVQGVKYSIEAMTTVKSVVFDIQ; translated from the coding sequence TTGACAACACAATATAAAAATTTAGTGAACGGTGATTGGAAACTTTCAGAAAGTGATATTAAGATTTACGCCCCAGCAACAGGCGAAGAGTTGGGATCAGTTCCAGCGATGACGCAGGCAGAGGTAGATGCTGTTTACGCTTCAGCTAAAATGGCTCTCCCAGCTTGGCGTGCCCTATCTTATGTAGAACGTGCAGCTTATTTACATAAGACTGCTGATATCTTGGTGCGTGATGCTGAGAAGATTGGTGCTGTTCTATCAAAAGAAGTCGCAAAAGGCCACAAGGCAGCAGTGAGTGAAGTTATTCGTACTGCTGAAATCATTAATTATGCAGCAGAAGAAGGCCTTCGTATGGAAGGCGAAGTTCTGGAAGGCGGTAGCTTCGAAGCAGCAAGTAAGAAGAAGATTGCTATTGTTCGTCGTGAACCAGTTGGTTTAGTTCTTGCTATTTCTCCATTTAACTACCCTGTTAATTTGGCAGGTTCTAAAATTGCTCCAGCTCTTATTGCAGGAAATGTTGTTGCTCTTAAACCACCAACACAAGGCTCTATTTCTGGTTTGTTACTAGCAGAAGCTTTTGCAGAAGCTGGTATTCCAGCAGGTGTCTTTAATACCATTACAGGGCGAGGTTCTGTTATCGGTGATTACATCGTTGAGCACGAAGCGGTTAACTTTATCAACTTTACAGGTTCTACTCCAATTGGAGAAGGAATCGGTAAATTAGCGGGTATGCGACCAATTATGCTTGAGCTTGGTGGTAAGGATTCTGCTATCGTTTTGGAAGATGCAGATCTTGCTTTAGCAGCGAAAAATATTGTAGCAGGTGCTTTTGGTTACTCAGGACAGCGTTGTACAGCGGTTAAACGCGTTCTTGTGATGGACAAGGTGGCTAATCAATTGGCGGCTGAGATTAAAACACTTGTTGAAAAACTGAGTGTCGGAATGCCTGAAGACGATGCTGATATCACACCATTAATTGATACAAAAGCAGCTGATTTTGTTGAGGGGTTGATTAAAGATGCTGCAGATAAGGGAGCAACTGCTTTGACAACCTTTAACCGTGAGGGCAATCTTATTTCACCCGTTCTCTTTGATCATGTGACAACTGACATGCGTTTGGCATGGGAAGAACCATTCGGTCCAGTATTACCAATTATTCGTGTCACTTCTGTGGAAGAAGCTATTGAGATTTCCAACGCTTCTGAATATGGTTTACAGGCATCCATCTTTACGAATAACTTCCCCAAAGCTTTTGGAATTGCTGAGCAATTAGAAGTCGGAACTATTCACCTCAACAATAAAACACAACGTGGAACAGATAATTTCCCATTCTTAGGTGCTAAAAAATCAGGTGCAGGTGTTCAAGGAGTTAAATACTCTATTGAAGCCATGACTACGGTAAAATCTGTTGTTTTTGATATTCAATAA
- the ptsP gene encoding phosphoenolpyruvate--protein phosphotransferase, whose protein sequence is MTEMLKGIAASDGVAVAKAYLLVQPDLSFETVTVEDTNAEEARLDVALQASQDELSVIREKAVESLGEEAAAVFDAHLMVLADPEMISQIKETIRAKQTNAETGLKEVTDMFITIFEGMEDNPYMQERAADIRDVAKRVLAHLLGVKLPNPATINEESIVIAHDLTPSDTAQLNKQFVKAFVTNIGGRTSHSAIMARTLEIAAVLGTNDITKRVKDGDMIAVNGITGEVIIDPSEDQILAFKEAGAAYAKQKAEWALLKDAHTETADGKHFELAANIGTPKDVEGVNDNGAEAVGLYRTEFLYMDSQDFPTEDEQYEAYKAVLEGMNGKPVVVRTMDIGGDKELPYFDLPKEMNPFLGFRALRISISETGDAMFRTQMRALLRASVHGQLRIMFPMVALLKEFRAAKAVFDEEKANLLAEGVAVADDIQVGIMIEIPAAAMLADQFAKEVDFFSIGTNDLIQYTMAADRMNEQVSYLYQPYNPSILRLINNVIKAAHAEGKWAGMCGEMAGDQQAVPLLVGMGLDEFSMSATSVLRTRSLMKKLDSAKMEEYANRALTECSTAEEVLELSKEYVSED, encoded by the coding sequence ATGACAGAAATGCTTAAAGGAATCGCAGCCTCTGATGGTGTTGCCGTTGCTAAAGCATATCTACTAGTTCAGCCGGATTTGTCATTTGAGACTGTTACAGTCGAAGATACAAATGCAGAAGAAGCTCGCCTTGATGTTGCACTCCAAGCTTCACAAGACGAGCTTTCTGTTATCCGTGAAAAGGCAGTAGAAAGCTTAGGCGAAGAAGCGGCAGCCGTTTTTGATGCACATTTGATGGTTCTTGCTGACCCAGAAATGATCAGCCAAATTAAAGAAACTATTCGCGCAAAACAAACGAATGCAGAAACAGGTCTTAAAGAAGTGACTGACATGTTCATCACTATCTTTGAAGGCATGGAAGATAACCCATACATGCAAGAACGTGCAGCGGACATCCGCGATGTTGCAAAACGTGTGTTGGCTCACCTTTTAGGTGTGAAACTTCCAAACCCAGCTACAATCAATGAAGAATCAATCGTTATTGCACACGATTTGACACCTTCAGATACTGCTCAGCTTAACAAACAATTTGTAAAAGCATTTGTTACAAATATCGGTGGTCGTACAAGTCACTCTGCTATCATGGCACGTACACTTGAGATCGCTGCGGTACTTGGAACAAATGATATTACAAAACGTGTTAAAGATGGCGACATGATTGCTGTTAACGGTATCACTGGTGAAGTCATTATTGATCCAAGTGAAGATCAAATCCTCGCTTTCAAAGAAGCTGGTGCTGCTTATGCCAAACAAAAAGCAGAGTGGGCCCTCCTTAAAGATGCGCATACTGAAACAGCTGACGGCAAACACTTTGAATTGGCTGCTAACATCGGAACGCCAAAAGACGTTGAAGGTGTTAATGACAATGGTGCTGAAGCTGTTGGTCTTTACCGTACTGAGTTCTTGTACATGGATTCTCAAGACTTCCCAACTGAAGACGAACAATACGAAGCTTATAAAGCAGTGCTTGAAGGCATGAATGGCAAACCTGTTGTGGTTCGTACAATGGATATTGGTGGAGATAAGGAACTTCCTTACTTTGACCTTCCAAAAGAAATGAACCCATTCCTCGGTTTCCGTGCTCTTCGTATTTCAATCTCTGAAACTGGAGATGCTATGTTCCGTACACAAATGCGTGCTCTTCTTCGCGCCTCTGTTCACGGACAACTTCGTATCATGTTCCCAATGGTAGCTCTTCTTAAAGAATTCCGTGCTGCAAAAGCAGTCTTTGACGAAGAAAAAGCAAACTTGCTTGCAGAAGGTGTTGCAGTAGCGGATGACATCCAAGTTGGTATCATGATTGAAATTCCTGCGGCTGCTATGCTTGCAGACCAATTTGCTAAAGAAGTTGATTTCTTCTCAATTGGAACAAATGATTTGATCCAATACACTATGGCAGCAGACCGTATGAACGAGCAAGTATCATACCTTTACCAACCATACAACCCATCAATCCTACGTTTGATCAACAATGTGATTAAAGCAGCGCATGCTGAAGGTAAATGGGCAGGTATGTGTGGTGAGATGGCGGGTGATCAACAAGCTGTTCCGCTTCTTGTCGGAATGGGACTTGATGAGTTCTCTATGTCAGCAACATCTGTTCTTCGTACACGTAGCTTAATGAAGAAACTTGATTCTGCTAAAATGGAAGAATATGCAAATCGTGCTCTTACAGAATGTTCAACAGCAGAAGAAGTTCTTGAACTTTCTAAAGAATACGTTTCTGAAGATTAA
- a CDS encoding phosphocarrier protein HPr, with protein sequence MASKDFHIVAETGIHARPATLLVQTASKFASDITLDYKGKAVNLKSIMGVMSLGVGQGADVTISAEGADAEDAIAAIEETMTKEGLA encoded by the coding sequence ATGGCTTCAAAAGACTTTCACATTGTTGCAGAAACAGGTATTCATGCACGTCCAGCTACTTTGCTTGTTCAAACAGCTAGCAAATTTGCTTCAGATATCACTCTTGACTACAAAGGTAAAGCAGTAAACCTTAAATCAATCATGGGCGTTATGAGTCTTGGTGTTGGTCAAGGTGCTGATGTAACAATCTCAGCTGAAGGTGCTGACGCTGAAGATGCAATCGCAGCAATCGAAGAAACAATGACTAAAGAAGGATTGGCATAA